A window of Blautia argi genomic DNA:
GCTTTCTTTAATAAAACTGCAGCCGGCGGAGTTTTTGTGATGAAGCTGAAACTTCTGTCCGCATATACTGTAATAACAACAGGGATAATTAAATCTCCCTTGTCTGCTGTTCTTGCGTTAAATTCTTTTGTAAACTGTACAATGTTTACACCGTGCTGACCTAAAGCAGGACCAACCGGTGGTGCTGGTGTTGCCTTTCCAGCAGGAATCTGTAATTTAATATAACCTGTTACTTTCTTTGCCATTTTCGGCACCTCCTATAATGTGGTAATTGCGGGAATGTCCCTCCCACGAGCCATGTGACATTATGACCCTTACATACTGTTTACTGTTTTGTCTTATGAAAGACTTTTTACTTCTGCGAAACTTATTTCTACCGGCGTTTCGCGGCCAAACAGCTCAACACTGATTGTCACAATCTGTTTTGCTTCATTGATACTCTGAACAACGCCCACAGTATCCTTCCAAACACCGCCTGTGACAACAACACTGTCGCCTTCTTCAAAGTCAACCTCAAGCTCTCTGACGGCTGAAATGCCAAGAGCCTCAATTTCCTTTTCTGTCAGCGGAACCGGCTTTGAACCTGGACCAACAAATCCTGTAACACCGCGGGTGTTTCTTACAACATACCATGTGTCATCATTCATTACCATATGAATCAGGACGTAACCTGGGAACATCTTTTTCTGAACCTGCTTTTTCTCACCGTTCTTCAGTTCCACAACGTCCTCCATAGGTACACGGACTTCTAAAATCTGGTCCTCCAGGTGTCTGTTCTCTATTGTCTTATCAATGTTGGCTTTTACCTTGTTTTCATACCCTGAATAAGTATGAACAACATACCAATTTGCTTCTGACATTCTAATTCACCTTGTCCTTACTTAATAATTAAGTTCAGCAGCTGCAGAATCCCGCTGTCAATAACAGCAATAAACACGCCAACCACAGCAGTAATAGATACCACTGCAACCGTCTGTTTTACAAGAGTCTGCTTATCAGGCCAGATTATTTTCTTAAACTCTGCCTGAAGTCCTTTGATCCAGTTCTTTTTTGGAGCTTTCTGCTTTTTTTTCTGCTTCCATAAATCCACCCTCTTAAACCGAATTATTTGGTTTCTTTGTGTAATGTATGAGCTTTACAGAATTTGCAGTATTTCTTTGTTTCTAAACGCTCCGGGTGATTCTTTTTTTCCTTTGTCATGTTGTAATTACGCTGTTTACATTCTGTACATGCCAATGTGATTTTTACGCGCACGACTTCTCCACCTCCATGTGTCTTTTATCGCTGACAGCTTCACAGCGCTGTCATTATGCAACGTCTTGTTACCGCGACCAGATGCTTCTTTTTATAAGTAATTTCTCCGGGCGTATCCCGAAAAATTAGGCACAAAAAAAAGACCTGCTTCCACTGTCGCTTTGTAAGCGTATCATAGACGAAGGTCTTTGTCAAGTTATTCTTTATCTAAATCCAGGATTTTGCATTCCCCGTAAATCTTCCCCAGAACCTTTCCCAGACAGCGAAGCTCTTCTTCCTTTTCCACCTCAATGTCCGGCTCCATAACATTTAACGCCCTGAGTCTGCAAACCCCGTCCTTACGGTACAGAGTCCTTATATAACAGATTCCTTTAAAGCAAAACATACCAATTTCATTATGAGAAGCTTCCTCTTCTGATATTGCAATAATATCATACTTTCTGAAAACCGGCTCGTACTTATCAATCTGAATCTGAAAACAGTAATTCGTCCCTTTTGGTACATGCTGCCCCTTTACCTGAACCCTTTTTGCATATTCCTGCAAAAGAAAACCGGCATTGGTTTTTCGTACTCCCGGAAAGTAACACTGCAGCGCAACCCATCTCTGAGATTTGACGCGCTCATATTCTTCATTAATCACAATCCGTACAAGACGCTTTCCATTTTCTGTCAATCCCCTGTACTTTTCCAGGGCTTCCTGCTCTTCTTCATTCATTTCAAACCGAAAAACCTTTTTCACCGTCGGATTAGAAATATAATCCGCATACAGATAATTGGCATCTACCTCCAGTGTATTCATTAATGAAATCAACAACTCCAGCTTAGGAATACTGATGTTATTCTCATAATTTGCAACAGCAGAAGGCGTCACATGTACTTTTTCTGCCAACTCATTCCTTGTAAATCCCAATTCTACTCTGCGTCTGCGAATCCTTTCCCCAATGCCCATAGTACCCTCCCAAACTCTGCTTTCTGCCTGTATCTGTTTTTTGTTCCGTATTGCCCTACATATTATATAAGAAATCATACTACAAGATTCTTGCAAAGACAACACGTTTGTCAAACTTCCTGTAAAATTTAATTGACTTTTCTTCGCAAATAACGTAAACTAATATTACAATCTGAAAAACAGATAAAATGTTACGCAATTTACGGGGGAATGTATGGATATCAAACAACAAATCATTGAGCTGCTTCAGGAAGCCAATGAGCGTCAGATAAAATGTATATACGAATTCATTAAATTCTTAACAAAATCCCTCTAATCATTTCTGTGCAGCATCTGCAAATAGCAATACAGCAACCTTTTCCAGGGAACTCCACTCCTCTTCTGTAAAATTAGAAAGCGCAAGAAGAAATTTTTTCTTAAAAGAGTTTTCCTCTTCTCTCAGAACCTGACCAAACCACCTGGAAAGCTTTAAATCAGGTGTTACATCAATATACATTTCCCCTTTGCCTGTCCGCAGCCATTCTCCATTTACCCCAAACTCTCTGCATATAGATACAAGAACTGCTTCAATAGGAATACGCACACTGGTTTCATATGTTGCAATGGTATTTCTCGAAACACCGATTTTGTCAGCAAACTGCTGCTGCGTCATTCCGGCCTTCTGCCGAATCGCCTTTATTCTATCCTTCAAATTCGTCAATGCCCCTTTAATGTTTTATATAATCATGACCCTATGGTTATAGTGACTTAACTATATTAATGGAAAACTGTTTCGTTGTCAACAAATTTATGTTGACATATGTCACAAAAAGACATATAATTGTTTCGTTAAGACATTACCTTTTTCTATATACATGTATCATCTTCATGTTCCATAGATAATATTTCACAGAAAGGAGTATTCTGTAAAAATGAGAAATGACATCGTTGACATTTTATTAGAACTGGGAATACCGGCAGGTGTAAAAGGCTTTACCTATATCCATGATGCATTGGAGCTTTTTGACACAGATACTTATTACAGCAGCGGAAAGATCTGTTCCCTGTATGCCGATATTGCCTTAAAAAGAGGTACAACTCCCTCAAGCGTGGAACGAGCCATACGTCATGCTTTTGAAACCGTCACTACAAAGGGGAACCGGGAGGTTGTAGAGCAATATCTGGATCTGGTAAACACACAAAATTCAAATCTCCTGCGAACCCTGTATTTCAGGCTGAAACAACGAAGAAACCAGCAACAACCGCAAATAGCGCCTGAACACCCGTGTAATGCACAGAATTGCATTTATAAGAAACAAATTTATCAGGAAGCTGTAGATAAAATTTCTACAGAAATGGGGTCTTATCTTTTCAAACTCATCGAATCTACGAAAAACAATCCTGAAGTCCTGCAACAACTGCTTGAACTTTCCTAATCCCTTTTATCCGCGAGGCTGCCACACAAAACAAAGTTTCTACTTCTTTCTTATATAACAGCCTCGCATTCTTATAAGTTCTGCAAAATTTTCTCTGTTTCTTTTTATTTATGACAGTCTTTTGACGAGCCCTGGGTTATACTGTATCCAGATACTGAAAACTCATCTTATTCTCATACAGAAAGGGGCAGTTTCATGAACCTTAACAGCAATCTTCAAACACAAATCAACGCTTTCAAAGCAAGCTACCCACTCCCTGACCTTGTAAAAGACAGACTGCAGGAGCCTTCCATGCCTTTTTATGGAACGAAAATCCTGACACAGGCAGTCACAGCCCTTTTGCAGGGAGAAAATCTGCTGCTCTGCGGGGACAAAGCAACCGGAAAAAATATTCTGGCGGAAAATCTGGCATGGATTTTCGGACGCCCTGTCTACAACGTTTCCTTTCACGTCAACACAGACAGCAGTAACCTGATTGGAACCGATACCTTTATAAATAATGAAGTTACACTGAGAAAAGGTCCTATCTATCAATGTGCACTTTACGGCGGCTTTGGCATTTTAGATGAAATTAATATGGCAAAAAACGATGCAGTAGCTGTTCTCCATGCAGTTTTGGACTACCGCAGAATTATGGACGTACCAGGATATGAAAAAATCAATCTCCACCCTGCCACACGCTTTATCGGAACCATGAATTACGGTTACGCCGGAACAAAGGAATTAAACGAGGCTCTGGTATCCCGTTTTATGGTTATCAATATGCCTTCTTTAACTGAACATCGCCTGGAACAAATTATAAAAAACGTCTTTCCTTCTATAAATCCGGACGCATTGGAGCAATTCTGCGGACTGTTCCTGGATTTACAACTAAAAGCCAAAAACGGGGAAATTTCCACAAAAGCTGTGGATATGCGTGGACTTCTGGGAGCTATACGACTCATACAGGGTGGACTGACCCCAGCAGAAGCAATTGAAATGGGTATTACCAATAAATGCTTTGATACTTTTGAACGCGAACTTATCAGCGATATTGTGATAACTCGTATCCCGGATACCTGGAAAAGCGGTGATGTATTCTCATGAAAGATTTTATAGATATGGAAACCCGAATGCAGAACCTGCTCTGGACTGTATGCGGGGATTATGCTGCAGAAGCAGAACTTGATGTGCAAAATTTTCAGAAATCCAGATACATTGCATTTTACGATATCATTTGTCAGGGAATGTTTAAAAAACATTTTGATGCCGACGCCTTTGACCACTTTATCGCCCGCAAAGTATACCAGGGCGCAAGCCCTTCCGTTCTTCTGTCTATTTCCAAACTGTGTATAGACAGCGCAGTTCACGAAAAAGCCTGCGCAGAACGGAAAGGCGTAGCTTCTATTCGCCAAAAAGCCTTTGCTGACACGCTGGAAAAAGATGCCATGCGGCTAAGCCATACAGACTGGGGCTATCTGGAGGCCTGCTATCTGCGGCGTATCCTTTTTCACGATACTGCCGACAGCCGAATAGAACCTTTGCTTGATAAAATGTGCGCCCTTTCCTCCACCTCTTCTACAGAGGAAATCTGCAGATGTACAGAAGAAATCTATAAAATTGCTTATGAAAAAGGGTTTGCAAAATATTTCAAAGGCCTGAACCGACAGGTAAAAAGCTCTGACAAAAATCAGAAAGAATACACGGACAAAGAGGCAGCCGATGAAATCCAAAGCTCTGACAGCGAAGAGCATACAATCAGTATTTTCAGCGGACATGTAGAGGCACAGGATAATGGTCAACGCAAACGTCCTCATGCCTCCGTTGTACAACTGGACAACAAATCTTCTGCCCATTTAAAAGAATATATTGAAATAAATTACGGTATAAGCTGTCTTACTTCCGGAGAACAAAAAGCCCTGCAGTCCCAAATGTGCAGAGGAACCCACAAGGACTGTCTGCTTCATGTGACAAAAGGCGTACTTCATGGCGGAGTAAAAGCAAACGCAAAATCCGAATATGTAAAAAAAGTAAAAGAAGAAAACCTGCGGGTATACCGACAAAATCTGACAATTACCCGGCAAAATATCCAACTTCTGGCAAATACCTTAAAAAGAGCGCTGCTTACCAGAACAGAACCGGAACGATACAGCAGTGAATATGGGAATATCTGCGTAAACAAGCTGTGGAATCTGGGACGCACAGACAACACGCACCTATTCTGGCGTGAGCTGATACAGGATAACTCTGATTTCGCAGTAGAAGTTCTGATAGATGCCAGCGGCTCCCAACAGCGGCGGCAAAGCCTGGTAGCTTTGCAGGGCTATATTATCAGCGAAGCTTTAAGCATTGTGAGAATCCCTCACCGGGTTCTGGGATTTTGTACCTTTGGAGCCTATACTGTACTGACAGAATACCGGGATTATAAAGACAGCCGGGAAGCAAATGAACACATTTTCGAATTTTACGGTTCTGCCAACAATCGGGACGGACTTGCAGTAAAAGCTGCTGCCGACAGCCTGGACAAACAGCCTCAGGAAAATAAAATTCTTATTGTGTTAAGCGACGGCAGACCCAATGATATTATTGCAGCAAGTCTGAAAAAACAGGAAACTGCTCCCAAAAAGGAACCCTATTGCCTGGATTTTGCTGTAAAAGATACTGCTTCCGAAATCCGAAAGCTGAGAAATCGAAACATTGCTGTTTTGGGAGTTTTTGCAGGAGAAGAAGAAGATCTTCCTGCAGAGAAGAAAATTTTTGGCAAAGACTTTGCCTATATTCACGATATTTCCGGTTTTGCCCATGTAGTTGGACGCTATCTGGAGAAAAAGCTGCTGCCCTTCTCCTAAAGGGAGAAGGCAGCCTCCTTTGCATTCTTCATCAGTTTTTCCAAAACCTCATCTGAAAATCCATAATACCCTTGAATCATCTGAAGCTCTCTTGTCATACTTGTATTGCTGACAGTCCGATTGTCTGTATTAATGGTAATTGGTATTCCTTTGTCCAAAAACAGCTCTAAAGGATATTCTTCCATACTTTTCACTGCTTTTGTCTGCAAATTACTGACCGGACACATCTCAAAGGGAATCTTATTTCTCGCACAGTAATCCATAAGCTTCGGATCCTTCCTGGCCGCAATTCCATGCCCAATCCTGGACGCCCCAAGTTCCAACGCATTCCATATACTCTCTACGCTTCCGCACTCTCCTGCATGAATAGTAAAGGGAATCCCCAACTTCTTTGCCATTTCAAACATTTCCGCCTGCTGCTGTACCGGATATGCAGCTTCATCACCTGCCAGATCTACTCCGCAGACACCATATCCATAATATTCCTTCGCTGTCTTTACCAGCTCCGCATTTTTCTCCGATGGCATATGACGCATACCGCACAAAATCAGATTACCACGAACACCGTATTCTGCTGTTCCCTGCTTCAATCCTTCCAAAGCCGCCTCTATAATCCGCTCTGCGGACAGGTCTTCTCTCACAGAAAGCAACGGTGCGAAACGGATTTCCATATATACCACCCGTTCTTTTGACGCTGTTTTCATAACATCTTTCACTGCTGCTGTAAAATTCTCTTTGGTCACAAGACATTCCAGGGGTAAATCAAACTTTGTCAGGTATTCCGCCAGACTTTTACATTGGAAATCCGCAAAAAGTCGCTTCTCAAGATTGTCCCCGTCCAGCTTAATCCCCACCTGACCGGCCATACTGCGGATACACTCCACAGATAAAGAGCCATCTAAATGACAGTGCAAATCATATTTTTCTAAATTCTGCAAAAAGCTCATAACCGCCTCTTCCTTTCTATGCCATACATGCTCTGTGAATTTTCTATATCTATACTGTAACACGATTTGCACTGTTTGACTACCACTGAGGCTTTATATCCGGACAATGGCGCACCTTCATGGCTGCCCGCATTTCCACATAACAGCCGCATATCCGACACATACCGAAAGCCAGATTTTCACATTTCTTACACCTGAAGAGCCTCTCCTGATACTCCTCTTTTGCCACCTTGTCCTCCTGAGGAAGATTTTCAATGTAAGAATACATATTTTCAAAATATTCCCTTTCTGACGTCTCCCTTAAAAGGCATTTTCTGCATATTCTCTGCGGATTCTCCGGCATTTTATTTCACCTCTAAATGAACAACACTGCATTTTGGAATTGTCAATTTCAAGCCACTGTCTGTAAGTTCTGCTTTATCAAAAACTTCTACTTTCACCTCTTCCGGTTCATCAAAGGTATTCTTTGCATGCATTTCCCCTGTCACAATTTCGCCCTTCACTTTAGACACCTGGGCGCCAACCAGCACTGCATCAATCTCATAATCCTCTTCTACAGACAGATTAGTAAGGGTTATATGCAAAGCCCCATCCTCTGCCAGAGAAACAGATTCTGTCAGATTCGGTACTTTCCACTCGCCTTCTCCAATAGCCTTTGTTTCTATATAACTGTCCAGAAGCTCTGCCTCCTGATGATGTTTATACATATTAAATACATGGTAAGTAGGGGTTTTCACCATCTTTGCTCCTTCTGTAAGAAGAACAGACTGCAGAACATTTACCATCTGAGCCAGGTTTGCCATTTTAACTCTATCGCTGTGCTTGTTAAAGATATTCAGTGTGATTCCCGCCACCAAAGCATCGCGCATAGTATTCTGCTGATAGAGAAAGCCGGGATTTGTACCAGGCTCACAGGTATACCAGGTTCCCCATTCATCTACAATCATACCAATCTTTTTTTCCGGATCATAGGTATCCATAATCGCTCCATGGCGCTGAATCAACTCTTCCATATATAAGGCTTTTTTCAGAGTTTTATACCATACCTCTTCGTCAAAATCTGTAGCGCTTCCTTTTATCTCCCAGCCCTCTGGGTGTACATAATAGTGTAAGGACAATCCGTCCATAAATCCATGCTGTGATGGCTGTGCATGGCGGAAAGCCGTTGCCAGAACCTCTTCTGTCCATTCATAATCATCTACATTTGCGCCACAACAAATCTTTTCAATATGTTCTCCTGCCTTGTAATCTCTTACATAAGTCTGGTATCTGCGATATTCATTTGCATAAAAATCCGGATTCATATTGCCCCCGCAGCCCCAGTTCTCATTTCCCACACCAAAGAAATCTACCTTCCATGGTTTTTCATGTCCGTTCTTTGCCCGAAGCTCTGCCATTGGAGAAACCCCGTCAAAGGTCATATACTCCACCCATTCTGACATTTCCTGCACAGTGCCGCTTCCTAAATTTCCGTTAATATAAGCTTCACAGCCAAGCTGCTCACAAAGTTCAAAAAATTCATGCGTACCAAAGCTATTATCTTCTACCACACCTCCCCAGTGGGTATTAATCATTTTCTTTCTTGTTTCCTTTGGACCGATTCCGTCCCTCCAGTGGTATTCGTCTGCAAAGCAACCTCCCGGCCAGCGCAGCACCGGCACTTTGATTTCCTTAAGTGCCTCAACCACATCGCATCTCATACCATTTACATTCTCAATAGGAGAATTTTCCCCCACATAAATCCCCTCATATATACATCTTCCTAAATGCTCAGAAAAATGTCCGTAAATCTCCTTATTGATTTTACTTACCTTTTTATTTGCATTAATTACAAGCTTTGCCATAATTGATTCTCCTTTATTCGATTTGACTGTATGCAATCCGTACCTTAATATCCTGATTATAGTTGCCGAAGCCTCTTCCGAAAATAGTAATACCACCTATATTCCTTGCCGACTCTTCTACTTGAAGCTTAAACCGAATGGAACTTTTATAGTCCAGATGAAACCGCTCTATATCCACATCGGATATCTTTAATCCATCCACAAACGTACCTTCTCGGTTAATCACAAGCATTTTCAGAAGACCGTACTGATTCCAATTGGGAAGCCACCAGTCTGGCGTAAAAATCCCACGTACATCACCATAGTCCCCTGGACTTGTCCATGTACCGATTTTCTCATCGTTTAAATAAAAGGAAATATCGGAAGGCCAGTCATTATTTGTCCCCGGAGCTTCTGATCCAATTTCCAGCGAAAGGGCAATCTGTTCAATTTTTGTCGCACCTGGCAAAAGATTGGGAATCCTGTATTCCACATATCCTTTTGTAAACCAGAGAATCCTTGCTTTAATTCTGTCTGGGTGGGCGAAATATCTCGGATCGTCAACCTCTCCCACTAAAGCTGTATCTGTTGCCAGACCGCAGGTTGGATATACTTCATAGTCAGAATAATGTCCTACGTTTACCTCTGTATTATAAATATTCTTTCTGCCTTCTGTTTCTCTGCTCTCGATTTCCACCAAAATCTTATCCACATTCACTCTGCACAGCTTCTGATTCCCATGTCCTTCATGCTCTGTAAGCACCTTAACAATTCCGGTTTCCTCCAGCTTTTTCATATGGCTGGTCAATGCGCCATTGGTAATTCCCAGACCGGATGCCAGCTCATTCATATTCATTTCACGGTTTTCCAACAGAAGTTTAAGAATCTGAATTCTGATTTCTGAACCAAGAGCCTTAAAAACCTCAAGGCCTTCATCTAAATTTTTGATATGCAGCATTACTTCTTCCCACTTTCCAGATGTTCTTAATCATTTTAGATTTATCTAAACAATACTATACAGGAATTTCAAATGTCCTGCAATACTGGATTTAGCAGCCTTATTCCTTGCATATCTTCTGAAAACGCTCCCTTTCTTAATCTCTGTACTTACATTTTAATGAACTTTCAAGTTGTTTTTCGCTTTTATAAAATACAGTCTGTTTTCGATGTATCACCATACTCAAAAACAGGAAATCCGTCTTCATTATATTGCACTTGCATAATCATAGCATGACGATTAGGGTCATACAGAGAATCCCCTTCTATTTCATCATACTGTCGCGCATGATAAACACACAGGTCTGTCATATCGTCTTCTGCCTTTACAAAAGAATTGTGTCCCGGACCATAAATACCCTTTTCCTCATCGGTTGCCAAAACAGGAACCTTAACCTTTGTCCACACATGGGGATCCAACAAATCTTCTTCTTCATCTGCATACAGCATTCCCATACAATAACAGCTTCCCGTTGCGCTGGCAGAAAAAGTCAGATAGATTCTGCCTTCATGCTTCAATATTGCCGGTCCTTCATTCACCCAAAAACCTTCCCGTTCCCACGCATAATCCGGTGTTGTCAGCAGTACCTGAACCGTTGCCAGCTTATTTGGGGCTTCTAATCTGGCAATATACAGATTGGAAATCTGCTTTCCTACTCCTGTCTTCTCTGCCCATATCCAGTAATATTCACCTTTATTTTCAAACACTGTTGCGTCCAGAGAAAATGCATGAAAAGAAAACTCGTCATCATCTGCAGCCTGCATCATCCCCAGTTCTTCCCATTCATCTTCCAAAGGATTCTGTCCTTTGCAATGTAAAACATAAGGACGAATTTTCCATATGTCCG
This region includes:
- the rplK gene encoding 50S ribosomal protein L11, whose protein sequence is MAKKVTGYIKLQIPAGKATPAPPVGPALGQHGVNIVQFTKEFNARTADKGDLIIPVVITVYADRSFSFITKTPPAAVLLKKACNIKSGSGVPNKTKVATISKAKIQEIAEMKMPDLNAASLEAAMSMIAGTARSMGITVEE
- the nusG gene encoding transcription termination/antitermination protein NusG yields the protein MSEANWYVVHTYSGYENKVKANIDKTIENRHLEDQILEVRVPMEDVVELKNGEKKQVQKKMFPGYVLIHMVMNDDTWYVVRNTRGVTGFVGPGSKPVPLTEKEIEALGISAVRELEVDFEEGDSVVVTGGVWKDTVGVVQSINEAKQIVTISVELFGRETPVEISFAEVKSLS
- the secE gene encoding preprotein translocase subunit SecE encodes the protein MDLWKQKKKQKAPKKNWIKGLQAEFKKIIWPDKQTLVKQTVAVVSITAVVGVFIAVIDSGILQLLNLIIK
- the rpmG gene encoding 50S ribosomal protein L33 encodes the protein MRVKITLACTECKQRNYNMTKEKKNHPERLETKKYCKFCKAHTLHKETK
- a CDS encoding helix-turn-helix domain-containing protein, which translates into the protein MGIGERIRRRRVELGFTRNELAEKVHVTPSAVANYENNISIPKLELLISLMNTLEVDANYLYADYISNPTVKKVFRFEMNEEEQEALEKYRGLTENGKRLVRIVINEEYERVKSQRWVALQCYFPGVRKTNAGFLLQEYAKRVQVKGQHVPKGTNYCFQIQIDKYEPVFRKYDIIAISEEEASHNEIGMFCFKGICYIRTLYRKDGVCRLRALNVMEPDIEVEKEEELRCLGKVLGKIYGECKILDLDKE
- a CDS encoding helix-turn-helix transcriptional regulator; the protein is MKDRIKAIRQKAGMTQQQFADKIGVSRNTIATYETSVRIPIEAVLVSICREFGVNGEWLRTGKGEMYIDVTPDLKLSRWFGQVLREEENSFKKKFLLALSNFTEEEWSSLEKVAVLLFADAAQK
- a CDS encoding sporulation initiation factor Spo0A C-terminal domain-containing protein — protein: MRNDIVDILLELGIPAGVKGFTYIHDALELFDTDTYYSSGKICSLYADIALKRGTTPSSVERAIRHAFETVTTKGNREVVEQYLDLVNTQNSNLLRTLYFRLKQRRNQQQPQIAPEHPCNAQNCIYKKQIYQEAVDKISTEMGSYLFKLIESTKNNPEVLQQLLELS
- a CDS encoding AAA family ATPase — encoded protein: MNLNSNLQTQINAFKASYPLPDLVKDRLQEPSMPFYGTKILTQAVTALLQGENLLLCGDKATGKNILAENLAWIFGRPVYNVSFHVNTDSSNLIGTDTFINNEVTLRKGPIYQCALYGGFGILDEINMAKNDAVAVLHAVLDYRRIMDVPGYEKINLHPATRFIGTMNYGYAGTKELNEALVSRFMVINMPSLTEHRLEQIIKNVFPSINPDALEQFCGLFLDLQLKAKNGEISTKAVDMRGLLGAIRLIQGGLTPAEAIEMGITNKCFDTFERELISDIVITRIPDTWKSGDVFS
- a CDS encoding VWA domain-containing protein → MKDFIDMETRMQNLLWTVCGDYAAEAELDVQNFQKSRYIAFYDIICQGMFKKHFDADAFDHFIARKVYQGASPSVLLSISKLCIDSAVHEKACAERKGVASIRQKAFADTLEKDAMRLSHTDWGYLEACYLRRILFHDTADSRIEPLLDKMCALSSTSSTEEICRCTEEIYKIAYEKGFAKYFKGLNRQVKSSDKNQKEYTDKEAADEIQSSDSEEHTISIFSGHVEAQDNGQRKRPHASVVQLDNKSSAHLKEYIEINYGISCLTSGEQKALQSQMCRGTHKDCLLHVTKGVLHGGVKANAKSEYVKKVKEENLRVYRQNLTITRQNIQLLANTLKRALLTRTEPERYSSEYGNICVNKLWNLGRTDNTHLFWRELIQDNSDFAVEVLIDASGSQQRRQSLVALQGYIISEALSIVRIPHRVLGFCTFGAYTVLTEYRDYKDSREANEHIFEFYGSANNRDGLAVKAAADSLDKQPQENKILIVLSDGRPNDIIAASLKKQETAPKKEPYCLDFAVKDTASEIRKLRNRNIAVLGVFAGEEEDLPAEKKIFGKDFAYIHDISGFAHVVGRYLEKKLLPFS
- the add gene encoding adenosine deaminase; translation: MSFLQNLEKYDLHCHLDGSLSVECIRSMAGQVGIKLDGDNLEKRLFADFQCKSLAEYLTKFDLPLECLVTKENFTAAVKDVMKTASKERVVYMEIRFAPLLSVREDLSAERIIEAALEGLKQGTAEYGVRGNLILCGMRHMPSEKNAELVKTAKEYYGYGVCGVDLAGDEAAYPVQQQAEMFEMAKKLGIPFTIHAGECGSVESIWNALELGASRIGHGIAARKDPKLMDYCARNKIPFEMCPVSNLQTKAVKSMEEYPLELFLDKGIPITINTDNRTVSNTSMTRELQMIQGYYGFSDEVLEKLMKNAKEAAFSL
- a CDS encoding DUF6171 family protein produces the protein MPENPQRICRKCLLRETSEREYFENMYSYIENLPQEDKVAKEEYQERLFRCKKCENLAFGMCRICGCYVEMRAAMKVRHCPDIKPQW
- a CDS encoding alpha-N-arabinofuranosidase codes for the protein MAKLVINANKKVSKINKEIYGHFSEHLGRCIYEGIYVGENSPIENVNGMRCDVVEALKEIKVPVLRWPGGCFADEYHWRDGIGPKETRKKMINTHWGGVVEDNSFGTHEFFELCEQLGCEAYINGNLGSGTVQEMSEWVEYMTFDGVSPMAELRAKNGHEKPWKVDFFGVGNENWGCGGNMNPDFYANEYRRYQTYVRDYKAGEHIEKICCGANVDDYEWTEEVLATAFRHAQPSQHGFMDGLSLHYYVHPEGWEIKGSATDFDEEVWYKTLKKALYMEELIQRHGAIMDTYDPEKKIGMIVDEWGTWYTCEPGTNPGFLYQQNTMRDALVAGITLNIFNKHSDRVKMANLAQMVNVLQSVLLTEGAKMVKTPTYHVFNMYKHHQEAELLDSYIETKAIGEGEWKVPNLTESVSLAEDGALHITLTNLSVEEDYEIDAVLVGAQVSKVKGEIVTGEMHAKNTFDEPEEVKVEVFDKAELTDSGLKLTIPKCSVVHLEVK
- a CDS encoding ArsR/SmtB family transcription factor; the protein is MLHIKNLDEGLEVFKALGSEIRIQILKLLLENREMNMNELASGLGITNGALTSHMKKLEETGIVKVLTEHEGHGNQKLCRVNVDKILVEIESRETEGRKNIYNTEVNVGHYSDYEVYPTCGLATDTALVGEVDDPRYFAHPDRIKARILWFTKGYVEYRIPNLLPGATKIEQIALSLEIGSEAPGTNNDWPSDISFYLNDEKIGTWTSPGDYGDVRGIFTPDWWLPNWNQYGLLKMLVINREGTFVDGLKISDVDIERFHLDYKSSIRFKLQVEESARNIGGITIFGRGFGNYNQDIKVRIAYSQIE
- a CDS encoding glycoside hydrolase family 43 protein; protein product: MNQHNFRVTDYNKPFILQRADPYMYKHTDGTYYFTASVPEYDRIVLRGAKTIKGLKQAEEHVLWRKHEEGEQSIHIWAPELHYLYGEWYIYYAAGDAADIWKIRPYVLHCKGQNPLEDEWEELGMMQAADDDEFSFHAFSLDATVFENKGEYYWIWAEKTGVGKQISNLYIARLEAPNKLATVQVLLTTPDYAWEREGFWVNEGPAILKHEGRIYLTFSASATGSCYCMGMLYADEEEDLLDPHVWTKVKVPVLATDEEKGIYGPGHNSFVKAEDDMTDLCVYHARQYDEIEGDSLYDPNRHAMIMQVQYNEDGFPVFEYGDTSKTDCIL